One segment of Struthio camelus isolate bStrCam1 chromosome 25, bStrCam1.hap1, whole genome shotgun sequence DNA contains the following:
- the ITGA2B gene encoding integrin alpha-IIb isoform X3, translated as METKQSLRLHAYKSHQWLGASVTSWDGKLVACAPLQHWNAEQGRLEAFRAPAGACFVGSGELRRFARYAPCRDSIMAGTYRQSGYAYDKRYCEIGFSAAVGPDGTLVLGAPGGYYFAGLLYSVSVDAILSRYHGASLLWPEGPGRSTEQQASPDYDDGYRGYAVAVGEFDDDPHTREYVVGVPNKSNTRGEVEIFSAGLSLRRLQGIASEQVASYFGHTVAVADVNGDGRDDMLVGAPLYMERRADGKRYEVGRVYLYLQRGQQLYSHPWQTLTGPDAYGRFGSAIASLGDLDKDGYTDVAVGAPFGGEAGSGFVLIFRGQSEGLVPTASQRLESPFPGPATFGFALRGASDLDGNGYPDLLVGAFGAAKVAVYRGQPVVVARTQLSVPDGLNPEEQTCVLPGSGTRLSCFSVTLCVSVAGRHIPESVRLLADLQLDRLKQKLARRVFLLQSHQSSWLQELVLVPEAPPLCHHLTTYLRDKEEFRDKLSPIVVSLNLTLVAAQGTDALGLVLYGDTLVQEQTHIVLDCGEDNICIPDLRLAADTPGTRLLIGAENVVHLRINASNAGEGAFEAELRVQLPPGAHYQKAVSNIQGQEKLSCNPQKENGSHVVVCELGNPMKAGARIAVDMELSVSGLEDAGDTITFLLQLRSKNSHSPNSAMEVVQVPVEAWAAVELRGNSLPTTTVLPLAWQAAEGSRRLEDHGLKVEHVYQLHNKGPSTVSGVTLHLAVPSQLQGSLLLYLLELGTEGGMSCAEPPGLNSKQLEIPRPTGTWARNASHQRERRAVDEQPPAVLGEPIHVNCSAEPCVSIVCKVQSLPKDQRALVSVHALLWMDTLHKREHLLKQFLIQSRAWFNVSSMPYRIQPHILPAGEATAVTEVVRMSPSTEKAVPVWWVVLGALAGLLLLAIFIFVMWKMGFFKRTRPPTEEDKQELTLGQVQGPGGTQG; from the exons ATGGAGACCAAGCAATCCCTGCGGCTCCACGCCTACAAGTCGCACCAGTGGCTGGGGGCATCGGTGACCAGCTGGGACGGCAAATTGGTG GCCTGCGCCCCGCTGCAGCACTGGAACGCCGAGCAGGGCCGCCTGGAGGCTTTCCGGGCACCGGCAGGTGCCTGCTTCGTGGGCAGCGGCGAGCTGCGGCGCTTCGCCCGCTACGCGCCCTGCCGTGACTCCATCATGGCCGGTACCTACCGCCAGAGCGGCTATg CCTATGACAAGCGCTACTGCGAGATCGGCTTCAGCGCGGCTGTGGGCCCG GACGGCACGCTGGTGCTGGGGGCCCCTGGCGGATACTACTTTGCCG GCCTCCTGTACTCGGTGAGTGTGGACGCCATCCTGTCCCGCTACCACGGCGCGTCACTGCTGTGGCCCGAGGGCCCCGGGCGCTCCACGGAGCAGCAGGCGTCCCCCGACTACGATGATGGGTACCGAG GGTATGCAGTGGCCGTGGGCGAGTTCGATGACGATCCTCACACCAGAG AGTACGTGGTGGGGGTGCCCAACAAGAGCAACACCAGAGGCGAG GTTGAGATCTTcagcgctgggctgagcctgcGCCGGCTGCAGGGCATCGCCAGCGAGCAG GTGGCCTCGTATTTTGGGCACACGGTGGCTGTGGCAGATGTCAACGGTGACGG GCGGGATGACATGCTAGTGGGGGCCCCACTGTACATGGAGCGGCGTGCCGATGGCAAGCGCTACGAGGTCGGCCGTGTCTACCTCTACCTGCAGCGTGGGCAGCAACTCTACAGCCATCCCTGGCAGACCCTGACAGGCCCCGATGCCTACGGCCGCTTTGGCTCGGCCATCGCCAGCCTCGGCGACCTGGACAAGGATGGCTACACCG ATGTGGCTGTGGGCGCCCCTTTTGGGGGCGAAGCCGGCAGCGGGTTCGTCCTCATCTTCCGagggcagagcgaggggctgGTGCCGACAGCCTCGCAGCGCCTCGAGAGCCCCTTCCCTGGGCCGGCCACCTTCGGCTTCGCCCTCCGTGGTGCCTCTGACTTGGATGGCAATGGCTACCCAG ATCTGCTGGTCGGAGCATTTGGGGCTGCCAAAGTGGCTGTCTACCG GGGCCAGCCCGTGGTGGTGGCCCGGACGCAGCTCAGCGTGCCCGATGGGCTGAACCCTGAGGAGCAGACGTGcgtgctgcctggctctggcACCCGCCTCAGCTG CTTCTCCGTGACACTGTGCGTGAGCGTGGCAGGTCGGCACATCCCGGAGAGCGTCC GCCTGCTCGCTGACCTGCAGCTGGACCGCCTGAAGCAGAAGCTGGCCAGGAGGGTCTTCCTGCTGCAGAGCCACCAGTCGTCCTGGCtccaggagctggtgctggtccCGGAGGCGCCGCCTCTCTGCCACCACCTCACCACCTACCTGCGG GACAAAGAAGAATTCAGGGACAAGCTGAGCCCCATCGTGGTGAGCCTCAACCTGACGCTGGTGGCGGCACAGGGCACCGATGCGCTGGGGCTGGTGCTCTATGGGGACACCCTGGTGCAGGAGCAG ACACATATTGTACTGGACTGTGGTGAGGACAACATCTGCATCCCCGACCTCCGCCTTGCCGCTGACAC GCCAGGCACACGCCTGCTCATTGGGGCAGAGAACGTGGTGCACCTCCGCATCAATGCCAGCAATGCCGGCGAAGGGGCCTTCGAGGCCGAGCTGCGGGTGCAGCTGCCCCCCGGTGCCCACTACCAGAAAGCTGTCAGCAACATCCAG GGGCAGGAGAAGCTCAGCTGCAACCCCCAGAAGGAGAATGGGAGCCATGTGGTGGTCTGTGAGCTGGGTAACCCCATGAAGGCTGGTGCCCGG ATCGCCGTGGACATGGAGCTGAGTGTGTCTGGCCTGGAGGATGCGGGTGACACCATCACCTTCCTGCTCCAGCTGAGGAG CAAGAACAGCCACAGCCCCAACAGCGCCATGGAGGTGGTGCAGGTGCCTGTGGAGGCCtgggcagccgtggagctgcGCGG AAACTccctgcccaccaccacggtgcTGCCTCTGGCATGGCAGGCGGCGGAGGGCAGCCGGCGTCTGGAAGACCACGGCCTCAAGGTGGAACATGTCTACCAG CTCCACAACAAGGGCCCCAGCACTGTGAGTGGCGTCACCCTGCACCTTGCCGTGCCCAGCCAGCTCCAAGGCAGCCTCCTGCTctacctgctggagctgggcaccGAGGGTGGCATGAGCTGCGCTGAGCCCCCCGGCCTCAACTCGAAGCAG ctgGAGATCCCCCGGCCCACAGGCACCTGGGCCCGCAATGCCAGCCACCAACGGGAGCGCAGGGCAGTGGATGAGCAGCCCCCAGCTGTCCTGGGGGAGCCCATCCATGTG AACTGCAGCGCTGAGCCATGTGTGAGCATCGTGTGCAAGGTGCAGAGCCTACCTAAGGACCAGAGGGCGCTGGTGAGCGTCCATGCCCTGCTCTGGATGGACACCTTGCACAAG CGCGAGCATCTCCTGAAGCAGTTCCTCATCCAGTCCCGGGCCTGGTTCAATGTCTCCAGCATGCCATACCGCATCCAGCCCCATATCCTGCCTGCTGGAGAGGCCACG GCTGTCACTGAGGTGGTGCGCATGAGCCCCAGCACTGAGAAGGCTGTGCCGGTGTGGTGGGTGGTGCTGGGTGCCCTGGCTGGGCTCCTGCTCCTCGCCATCTTCATCTTCGTCATGTGGAAG ATGGGGTTTTTCAAGAGGACCCGTCCGCCTACAGAGGAGGACAAGCAGGAGCTGACACTGGGCCAGGTGCAGGGGCCTGGGGGTACCCAGGGCTAG
- the ITGA2B gene encoding integrin alpha-IIb isoform X2, which yields MAGAQDAPALLWALALVFGPRLVPGLDLLQARPTVYEGPPGSYFGFALDFYTAEGRTSVVVGAPHANTSQPGLAKPGAVFLCSWPPGETPCRPIPVDTEGDEMETKQSLRLHAYKSHQWLGASVTSWDGKLVACAPLQHWNAEQGRLEAFRAPAGACFVGSGELRRFARYAPCRDSIMAGTYRQSGYAYDKRYCEIGFSAAVGPDGTLVLGAPGGYYFAGLLYSVSVDAILSRYHGASLLWPEGPGRSTEQQASPDYDDGYRGYAVAVGEFDDDPHTREYVVGVPNKSNTRGEVEIFSAGLSLRRLQGIASEQVASYFGHTVAVADVNGDGRDDMLVGAPLYMERRADGKRYEVGRVYLYLQRGQQLYSHPWQTLTGPDAYGRFGSAIASLGDLDKDGYTDVAVGAPFGGEAGSGFVLIFRGQSEGLVPTASQRLESPFPGPATFGFALRGASDLDGNGYPDLLVGAFGAAKVAVYRGQPVVVARTQLSVPDGLNPEEQTCVLPGSGTRLSCFSVTLCVSVAGRHIPESVRLLADLQLDRLKQKLARRVFLLQSHQSSWLQELVLVPEAPPLCHHLTTYLRTHIVLDCGEDNICIPDLRLAADTPGTRLLIGAENVVHLRINASNAGEGAFEAELRVQLPPGAHYQKAVSNIQGQEKLSCNPQKENGSHVVVCELGNPMKAGARIAVDMELSVSGLEDAGDTITFLLQLRSKNSHSPNSAMEVVQVPVEAWAAVELRGNSLPTTTVLPLAWQAAEGSRRLEDHGLKVEHVYQLHNKGPSTVSGVTLHLAVPSQLQGSLLLYLLELGTEGGMSCAEPPGLNSKQLEIPRPTGTWARNASHQRERRAVDEQPPAVLGEPIHVNCSAEPCVSIVCKVQSLPKDQRALVSVHALLWMDTLHKREHLLKQFLIQSRAWFNVSSMPYRIQPHILPAGEATAVTEVVRMSPSTEKAVPVWWVVLGALAGLLLLAIFIFVMWKMGFFKRTRPPTEEDKQELTLGQVQGPGGTQG from the exons TctttctctgctcctggcccCCCGGCGAGACGCCATGTCGTCCCATCCCTGTCGACACCGAGG GTGACGAGATGGAGACCAAGCAATCCCTGCGGCTCCACGCCTACAAGTCGCACCAGTGGCTGGGGGCATCGGTGACCAGCTGGGACGGCAAATTGGTG GCCTGCGCCCCGCTGCAGCACTGGAACGCCGAGCAGGGCCGCCTGGAGGCTTTCCGGGCACCGGCAGGTGCCTGCTTCGTGGGCAGCGGCGAGCTGCGGCGCTTCGCCCGCTACGCGCCCTGCCGTGACTCCATCATGGCCGGTACCTACCGCCAGAGCGGCTATg CCTATGACAAGCGCTACTGCGAGATCGGCTTCAGCGCGGCTGTGGGCCCG GACGGCACGCTGGTGCTGGGGGCCCCTGGCGGATACTACTTTGCCG GCCTCCTGTACTCGGTGAGTGTGGACGCCATCCTGTCCCGCTACCACGGCGCGTCACTGCTGTGGCCCGAGGGCCCCGGGCGCTCCACGGAGCAGCAGGCGTCCCCCGACTACGATGATGGGTACCGAG GGTATGCAGTGGCCGTGGGCGAGTTCGATGACGATCCTCACACCAGAG AGTACGTGGTGGGGGTGCCCAACAAGAGCAACACCAGAGGCGAG GTTGAGATCTTcagcgctgggctgagcctgcGCCGGCTGCAGGGCATCGCCAGCGAGCAG GTGGCCTCGTATTTTGGGCACACGGTGGCTGTGGCAGATGTCAACGGTGACGG GCGGGATGACATGCTAGTGGGGGCCCCACTGTACATGGAGCGGCGTGCCGATGGCAAGCGCTACGAGGTCGGCCGTGTCTACCTCTACCTGCAGCGTGGGCAGCAACTCTACAGCCATCCCTGGCAGACCCTGACAGGCCCCGATGCCTACGGCCGCTTTGGCTCGGCCATCGCCAGCCTCGGCGACCTGGACAAGGATGGCTACACCG ATGTGGCTGTGGGCGCCCCTTTTGGGGGCGAAGCCGGCAGCGGGTTCGTCCTCATCTTCCGagggcagagcgaggggctgGTGCCGACAGCCTCGCAGCGCCTCGAGAGCCCCTTCCCTGGGCCGGCCACCTTCGGCTTCGCCCTCCGTGGTGCCTCTGACTTGGATGGCAATGGCTACCCAG ATCTGCTGGTCGGAGCATTTGGGGCTGCCAAAGTGGCTGTCTACCG GGGCCAGCCCGTGGTGGTGGCCCGGACGCAGCTCAGCGTGCCCGATGGGCTGAACCCTGAGGAGCAGACGTGcgtgctgcctggctctggcACCCGCCTCAGCTG CTTCTCCGTGACACTGTGCGTGAGCGTGGCAGGTCGGCACATCCCGGAGAGCGTCC GCCTGCTCGCTGACCTGCAGCTGGACCGCCTGAAGCAGAAGCTGGCCAGGAGGGTCTTCCTGCTGCAGAGCCACCAGTCGTCCTGGCtccaggagctggtgctggtccCGGAGGCGCCGCCTCTCTGCCACCACCTCACCACCTACCTGCGG ACACATATTGTACTGGACTGTGGTGAGGACAACATCTGCATCCCCGACCTCCGCCTTGCCGCTGACAC GCCAGGCACACGCCTGCTCATTGGGGCAGAGAACGTGGTGCACCTCCGCATCAATGCCAGCAATGCCGGCGAAGGGGCCTTCGAGGCCGAGCTGCGGGTGCAGCTGCCCCCCGGTGCCCACTACCAGAAAGCTGTCAGCAACATCCAG GGGCAGGAGAAGCTCAGCTGCAACCCCCAGAAGGAGAATGGGAGCCATGTGGTGGTCTGTGAGCTGGGTAACCCCATGAAGGCTGGTGCCCGG ATCGCCGTGGACATGGAGCTGAGTGTGTCTGGCCTGGAGGATGCGGGTGACACCATCACCTTCCTGCTCCAGCTGAGGAG CAAGAACAGCCACAGCCCCAACAGCGCCATGGAGGTGGTGCAGGTGCCTGTGGAGGCCtgggcagccgtggagctgcGCGG AAACTccctgcccaccaccacggtgcTGCCTCTGGCATGGCAGGCGGCGGAGGGCAGCCGGCGTCTGGAAGACCACGGCCTCAAGGTGGAACATGTCTACCAG CTCCACAACAAGGGCCCCAGCACTGTGAGTGGCGTCACCCTGCACCTTGCCGTGCCCAGCCAGCTCCAAGGCAGCCTCCTGCTctacctgctggagctgggcaccGAGGGTGGCATGAGCTGCGCTGAGCCCCCCGGCCTCAACTCGAAGCAG ctgGAGATCCCCCGGCCCACAGGCACCTGGGCCCGCAATGCCAGCCACCAACGGGAGCGCAGGGCAGTGGATGAGCAGCCCCCAGCTGTCCTGGGGGAGCCCATCCATGTG AACTGCAGCGCTGAGCCATGTGTGAGCATCGTGTGCAAGGTGCAGAGCCTACCTAAGGACCAGAGGGCGCTGGTGAGCGTCCATGCCCTGCTCTGGATGGACACCTTGCACAAG CGCGAGCATCTCCTGAAGCAGTTCCTCATCCAGTCCCGGGCCTGGTTCAATGTCTCCAGCATGCCATACCGCATCCAGCCCCATATCCTGCCTGCTGGAGAGGCCACG GCTGTCACTGAGGTGGTGCGCATGAGCCCCAGCACTGAGAAGGCTGTGCCGGTGTGGTGGGTGGTGCTGGGTGCCCTGGCTGGGCTCCTGCTCCTCGCCATCTTCATCTTCGTCATGTGGAAG ATGGGGTTTTTCAAGAGGACCCGTCCGCCTACAGAGGAGGACAAGCAGGAGCTGACACTGGGCCAGGTGCAGGGGCCTGGGGGTACCCAGGGCTAG
- the ITGA2B gene encoding integrin alpha-IIb isoform X1, translated as MAGAQDAPALLWALALVFGPRLVPGLDLLQARPTVYEGPPGSYFGFALDFYTAEGRTSVVVGAPHANTSQPGLAKPGAVFLCSWPPGETPCRPIPVDTEGDEMETKQSLRLHAYKSHQWLGASVTSWDGKLVACAPLQHWNAEQGRLEAFRAPAGACFVGSGELRRFARYAPCRDSIMAGTYRQSGYAYDKRYCEIGFSAAVGPDGTLVLGAPGGYYFAGLLYSVSVDAILSRYHGASLLWPEGPGRSTEQQASPDYDDGYRGYAVAVGEFDDDPHTREYVVGVPNKSNTRGEVEIFSAGLSLRRLQGIASEQVASYFGHTVAVADVNGDGRDDMLVGAPLYMERRADGKRYEVGRVYLYLQRGQQLYSHPWQTLTGPDAYGRFGSAIASLGDLDKDGYTDVAVGAPFGGEAGSGFVLIFRGQSEGLVPTASQRLESPFPGPATFGFALRGASDLDGNGYPDLLVGAFGAAKVAVYRGQPVVVARTQLSVPDGLNPEEQTCVLPGSGTRLSCFSVTLCVSVAGRHIPESVRLLADLQLDRLKQKLARRVFLLQSHQSSWLQELVLVPEAPPLCHHLTTYLRDKEEFRDKLSPIVVSLNLTLVAAQGTDALGLVLYGDTLVQEQTHIVLDCGEDNICIPDLRLAADTPGTRLLIGAENVVHLRINASNAGEGAFEAELRVQLPPGAHYQKAVSNIQGQEKLSCNPQKENGSHVVVCELGNPMKAGARIAVDMELSVSGLEDAGDTITFLLQLRSKNSHSPNSAMEVVQVPVEAWAAVELRGNSLPTTTVLPLAWQAAEGSRRLEDHGLKVEHVYQLHNKGPSTVSGVTLHLAVPSQLQGSLLLYLLELGTEGGMSCAEPPGLNSKQLEIPRPTGTWARNASHQRERRAVDEQPPAVLGEPIHVNCSAEPCVSIVCKVQSLPKDQRALVSVHALLWMDTLHKREHLLKQFLIQSRAWFNVSSMPYRIQPHILPAGEATAVTEVVRMSPSTEKAVPVWWVVLGALAGLLLLAIFIFVMWKMGFFKRTRPPTEEDKQELTLGQVQGPGGTQG; from the exons TctttctctgctcctggcccCCCGGCGAGACGCCATGTCGTCCCATCCCTGTCGACACCGAGG GTGACGAGATGGAGACCAAGCAATCCCTGCGGCTCCACGCCTACAAGTCGCACCAGTGGCTGGGGGCATCGGTGACCAGCTGGGACGGCAAATTGGTG GCCTGCGCCCCGCTGCAGCACTGGAACGCCGAGCAGGGCCGCCTGGAGGCTTTCCGGGCACCGGCAGGTGCCTGCTTCGTGGGCAGCGGCGAGCTGCGGCGCTTCGCCCGCTACGCGCCCTGCCGTGACTCCATCATGGCCGGTACCTACCGCCAGAGCGGCTATg CCTATGACAAGCGCTACTGCGAGATCGGCTTCAGCGCGGCTGTGGGCCCG GACGGCACGCTGGTGCTGGGGGCCCCTGGCGGATACTACTTTGCCG GCCTCCTGTACTCGGTGAGTGTGGACGCCATCCTGTCCCGCTACCACGGCGCGTCACTGCTGTGGCCCGAGGGCCCCGGGCGCTCCACGGAGCAGCAGGCGTCCCCCGACTACGATGATGGGTACCGAG GGTATGCAGTGGCCGTGGGCGAGTTCGATGACGATCCTCACACCAGAG AGTACGTGGTGGGGGTGCCCAACAAGAGCAACACCAGAGGCGAG GTTGAGATCTTcagcgctgggctgagcctgcGCCGGCTGCAGGGCATCGCCAGCGAGCAG GTGGCCTCGTATTTTGGGCACACGGTGGCTGTGGCAGATGTCAACGGTGACGG GCGGGATGACATGCTAGTGGGGGCCCCACTGTACATGGAGCGGCGTGCCGATGGCAAGCGCTACGAGGTCGGCCGTGTCTACCTCTACCTGCAGCGTGGGCAGCAACTCTACAGCCATCCCTGGCAGACCCTGACAGGCCCCGATGCCTACGGCCGCTTTGGCTCGGCCATCGCCAGCCTCGGCGACCTGGACAAGGATGGCTACACCG ATGTGGCTGTGGGCGCCCCTTTTGGGGGCGAAGCCGGCAGCGGGTTCGTCCTCATCTTCCGagggcagagcgaggggctgGTGCCGACAGCCTCGCAGCGCCTCGAGAGCCCCTTCCCTGGGCCGGCCACCTTCGGCTTCGCCCTCCGTGGTGCCTCTGACTTGGATGGCAATGGCTACCCAG ATCTGCTGGTCGGAGCATTTGGGGCTGCCAAAGTGGCTGTCTACCG GGGCCAGCCCGTGGTGGTGGCCCGGACGCAGCTCAGCGTGCCCGATGGGCTGAACCCTGAGGAGCAGACGTGcgtgctgcctggctctggcACCCGCCTCAGCTG CTTCTCCGTGACACTGTGCGTGAGCGTGGCAGGTCGGCACATCCCGGAGAGCGTCC GCCTGCTCGCTGACCTGCAGCTGGACCGCCTGAAGCAGAAGCTGGCCAGGAGGGTCTTCCTGCTGCAGAGCCACCAGTCGTCCTGGCtccaggagctggtgctggtccCGGAGGCGCCGCCTCTCTGCCACCACCTCACCACCTACCTGCGG GACAAAGAAGAATTCAGGGACAAGCTGAGCCCCATCGTGGTGAGCCTCAACCTGACGCTGGTGGCGGCACAGGGCACCGATGCGCTGGGGCTGGTGCTCTATGGGGACACCCTGGTGCAGGAGCAG ACACATATTGTACTGGACTGTGGTGAGGACAACATCTGCATCCCCGACCTCCGCCTTGCCGCTGACAC GCCAGGCACACGCCTGCTCATTGGGGCAGAGAACGTGGTGCACCTCCGCATCAATGCCAGCAATGCCGGCGAAGGGGCCTTCGAGGCCGAGCTGCGGGTGCAGCTGCCCCCCGGTGCCCACTACCAGAAAGCTGTCAGCAACATCCAG GGGCAGGAGAAGCTCAGCTGCAACCCCCAGAAGGAGAATGGGAGCCATGTGGTGGTCTGTGAGCTGGGTAACCCCATGAAGGCTGGTGCCCGG ATCGCCGTGGACATGGAGCTGAGTGTGTCTGGCCTGGAGGATGCGGGTGACACCATCACCTTCCTGCTCCAGCTGAGGAG CAAGAACAGCCACAGCCCCAACAGCGCCATGGAGGTGGTGCAGGTGCCTGTGGAGGCCtgggcagccgtggagctgcGCGG AAACTccctgcccaccaccacggtgcTGCCTCTGGCATGGCAGGCGGCGGAGGGCAGCCGGCGTCTGGAAGACCACGGCCTCAAGGTGGAACATGTCTACCAG CTCCACAACAAGGGCCCCAGCACTGTGAGTGGCGTCACCCTGCACCTTGCCGTGCCCAGCCAGCTCCAAGGCAGCCTCCTGCTctacctgctggagctgggcaccGAGGGTGGCATGAGCTGCGCTGAGCCCCCCGGCCTCAACTCGAAGCAG ctgGAGATCCCCCGGCCCACAGGCACCTGGGCCCGCAATGCCAGCCACCAACGGGAGCGCAGGGCAGTGGATGAGCAGCCCCCAGCTGTCCTGGGGGAGCCCATCCATGTG AACTGCAGCGCTGAGCCATGTGTGAGCATCGTGTGCAAGGTGCAGAGCCTACCTAAGGACCAGAGGGCGCTGGTGAGCGTCCATGCCCTGCTCTGGATGGACACCTTGCACAAG CGCGAGCATCTCCTGAAGCAGTTCCTCATCCAGTCCCGGGCCTGGTTCAATGTCTCCAGCATGCCATACCGCATCCAGCCCCATATCCTGCCTGCTGGAGAGGCCACG GCTGTCACTGAGGTGGTGCGCATGAGCCCCAGCACTGAGAAGGCTGTGCCGGTGTGGTGGGTGGTGCTGGGTGCCCTGGCTGGGCTCCTGCTCCTCGCCATCTTCATCTTCGTCATGTGGAAG ATGGGGTTTTTCAAGAGGACCCGTCCGCCTACAGAGGAGGACAAGCAGGAGCTGACACTGGGCCAGGTGCAGGGGCCTGGGGGTACCCAGGGCTAG